The proteins below are encoded in one region of Reichenbachiella sp. 5M10:
- a CDS encoding AMP-binding protein, whose amino-acid sequence MKIQFEEGKYAPEQIHSLSEKHPEFEVLTQFVKGWLSKQSEFTFHSSGSTGVPKPIIVNRRQIEASVQATARHLQLQPQDRVLLCLNPQYIASLMMVARALILDLDLLLTRPSSNPLLQLDSSVDFASFVPYQIYQMIADDSLVQLSKIRTVLIGGAPLSRAAFEQLASLPNRLYLTYGMTETVSHIALMPIHGHYEEALYHVLESITIGTNAQHCLHIQGVVTNDTRIQTTDVVKLHSDRSFEWLGRADHVINSGGIKIHPEQLEKTIAPWLGDTAFFIAGVEDPVLNERCILVTESPISTDTFVQIQNQITRIYSKHHVPKEVKVSGPFVKTDSGKVKRKEIVQEIA is encoded by the coding sequence ATGAAAATTCAGTTCGAAGAAGGGAAATACGCCCCAGAACAAATCCATTCTCTAAGTGAAAAACACCCCGAATTTGAGGTTCTGACTCAGTTCGTCAAAGGTTGGTTGTCCAAGCAAAGTGAGTTCACTTTTCACAGTTCGGGCTCCACAGGCGTCCCCAAACCGATCATCGTAAATCGCAGACAAATCGAGGCAAGTGTCCAAGCCACTGCACGACACCTGCAGTTGCAACCTCAAGACCGAGTACTTCTCTGCCTCAACCCGCAGTATATCGCCTCACTAATGATGGTCGCACGTGCACTTATCTTGGATTTAGACCTGCTTCTCACCCGTCCCAGTTCCAATCCGCTTTTGCAACTGGACTCCTCTGTTGATTTTGCATCCTTTGTACCCTATCAAATCTACCAAATGATCGCTGACGACAGCTTGGTGCAGCTCAGCAAGATTCGCACCGTATTGATTGGCGGTGCTCCTCTGAGCAGAGCAGCCTTCGAACAACTCGCTTCATTGCCCAACCGTCTATACCTCACCTATGGCATGACCGAAACCGTCAGTCATATCGCCCTCATGCCGATCCACGGTCACTACGAAGAGGCGCTGTATCATGTACTCGAATCCATCACCATCGGAACCAATGCTCAGCACTGCCTTCACATCCAAGGGGTCGTCACCAACGATACCCGTATCCAAACAACAGATGTTGTAAAACTACACTCAGACAGGAGCTTCGAATGGTTGGGTAGAGCAGATCATGTCATCAACTCTGGAGGCATCAAAATCCATCCCGAGCAACTCGAGAAAACCATCGCTCCATGGCTAGGAGACACCGCATTCTTCATCGCAGGGGTCGAAGACCCAGTACTCAACGAGAGGTGTATATTGGTCACCGAATCCCCCATCAGCACAGATACCTTTGTACAGATACAAAATCAAATCACTCGGATATATAGCAAGCATCACGTACCCAAAGAAGTGAAAGTCTCTGGTCCCTTTGTCAAAACAGACAGTGGAAAGGTAAAAAGAAAAGAAATCGTACAAGAAATCGCTTAG
- a CDS encoding zinc-binding dehydrogenase → MQRQAYRINKVGATSNLKLVEEELEAPAANEVQVAVRTIGLNFADVFAIHGLYSATPKGSFVPGLEFCGVIESIGAEVKDYKVGDRVMGVTRFGGYATRLNIDDRHIVPLPEGWTDEEGAAFLVQGLTAYYALVYLGGLKKGQNVLIHSGAGGVGILANRIAKNYGAFTVGTIGSDRKMDVLKREGFDAQIVRSKNFEADLVQALDGRELNLVIETIGGAVFKAGYKTMAPQGRMVVVGASQFASPGSKPNYLKLLWKFITRPKLDPQEMIQDNKSVMGFNLIWLYEKVEIMDELLLEMSKLDLGKPFVGQVFAFNELHEAIKLFQSGQSTGKVVVRV, encoded by the coding sequence ATGCAAAGACAAGCGTACCGAATCAACAAAGTAGGAGCTACCTCTAACCTCAAGCTGGTAGAAGAAGAACTCGAAGCACCAGCAGCGAATGAAGTGCAGGTCGCTGTACGTACGATTGGGCTCAATTTTGCAGATGTGTTTGCCATTCATGGCTTATATAGTGCCACTCCCAAGGGGAGTTTTGTGCCTGGGTTGGAGTTTTGTGGCGTGATCGAATCGATCGGTGCGGAGGTCAAAGACTACAAGGTGGGAGATCGTGTGATGGGCGTGACACGCTTCGGTGGCTATGCTACACGGTTGAATATCGATGATCGTCACATTGTGCCACTGCCTGAGGGATGGACGGACGAAGAAGGCGCTGCGTTTTTGGTACAGGGACTGACCGCTTACTACGCGTTGGTATACTTGGGCGGGCTGAAAAAGGGGCAGAACGTTCTCATCCATAGTGGGGCAGGTGGAGTAGGGATACTGGCCAACCGCATCGCAAAAAATTATGGTGCATTCACCGTGGGGACCATTGGTAGTGATCGGAAAATGGACGTGCTCAAGCGAGAAGGATTTGATGCACAGATCGTTCGTAGCAAGAATTTCGAAGCGGATTTGGTGCAAGCCCTCGATGGGCGGGAGTTGAACCTCGTCATCGAGACGATAGGCGGAGCGGTATTCAAAGCAGGCTACAAGACCATGGCACCACAAGGTCGAATGGTGGTGGTAGGAGCTTCGCAATTTGCCTCACCAGGGTCTAAGCCCAATTACCTGAAGCTTTTGTGGAAGTTTATCACCCGGCCCAAACTGGATCCCCAAGAGATGATTCAGGACAATAAATCTGTGATGGGGTTCAATTTGATATGGCTCTATGAGAAAGTCGAAATCATGGATGAGTTGCTCTTAGAAATGAGTAAGTTGGATTTGGGCAAGCCTTTCGTCGGTCAAGTGTTTGCTTTCAATGAATTGCATGAGGCGATCAAGCTATTCCAGAGTGGACAATCCACGGGCAAGGTCGTGGTACGGGTCTAA
- a CDS encoding DUF819 domain-containing protein produces the protein MEVNEPEVMITNDAVVFGLLMILLGFVFVTSSSKNAFWQKFYTYFPSVLVCYFLPSVFNSLGIVSGEDSQLYFVASRYLLPASLVLLTLSTDFKEIKKLGSKAIIMFLTGTVGIIIGGPLSILFFSWVAPDVVGGDLSVVWHGMTAIAGSWIGGSANQAAMKEVFDIDKELFSQMVTVDVIVANIWLAFLLIGAGKSKRIDAMFNADASAIEEMKNKIEQYQASIAKIPTVRDVMLVLAVGFGVTGIAHFLADWIAPFIGSHFPALEKYSLTKSFFWLVVIATTAGLGLSFTKLRQLEGVGASKIGSVFIYILVATIGMQMNVLAIVESPGLFLVGIVWMMVHIGLLLGVAKLIKAPFFFVAVGSQANVGGAASAPVVASAFHPSLAPVGVLLAVLGYALGTYGAYLCGILMELAAGG, from the coding sequence ATGGAAGTGAATGAACCAGAAGTTATGATTACCAATGATGCGGTCGTGTTTGGCCTACTCATGATTTTATTAGGGTTTGTGTTTGTGACGAGTTCGTCTAAGAATGCCTTTTGGCAGAAGTTCTATACCTATTTTCCCTCCGTTTTGGTATGTTATTTTTTGCCTTCGGTGTTCAATTCTTTGGGGATTGTATCTGGTGAAGACTCTCAGTTGTACTTTGTTGCCTCTCGCTACTTGCTGCCAGCCAGTTTGGTGTTGTTGACACTGAGTACAGATTTCAAAGAAATCAAAAAGCTGGGGAGTAAAGCCATCATCATGTTTTTGACAGGGACGGTGGGGATCATCATTGGAGGGCCTCTGTCCATCTTGTTTTTCTCGTGGGTAGCACCGGATGTAGTCGGGGGAGATCTCAGTGTCGTTTGGCATGGTATGACTGCCATTGCAGGGAGTTGGATTGGCGGGAGTGCCAATCAAGCTGCGATGAAGGAGGTGTTTGATATTGATAAAGAGTTGTTTTCTCAAATGGTGACCGTAGATGTAATTGTAGCCAACATATGGTTGGCATTTTTACTTATTGGAGCAGGCAAGTCCAAACGCATTGACGCCATGTTCAATGCAGATGCTTCGGCGATCGAAGAAATGAAAAATAAGATCGAACAATACCAAGCCAGTATAGCTAAAATCCCGACTGTGAGGGATGTGATGTTGGTTTTGGCTGTAGGGTTTGGTGTGACAGGTATCGCTCATTTCCTTGCGGATTGGATTGCCCCTTTCATTGGGAGTCATTTTCCCGCTTTGGAGAAATATAGTTTGACGAAGAGCTTCTTTTGGTTGGTGGTGATCGCTACGACCGCTGGCTTGGGATTGTCGTTTACCAAGCTACGGCAGTTGGAAGGGGTTGGTGCCTCCAAGATCGGGAGTGTATTTATCTACATCCTCGTCGCGACCATCGGGATGCAAATGAATGTGCTGGCGATAGTCGAGTCACCGGGCTTGTTTCTGGTCGGGATCGTGTGGATGATGGTACACATCGGTCTACTGCTCGGAGTGGCTAAGCTCATCAAGGCGCCGTTCTTTTTTGTGGCAGTAGGGAGTCAGGCCAATGTCGGAGGAGCCGCCTCTGCTCCTGTGGTAGCCTCAGCGTTTCACCCGTCTCTGGCACCGGTAGGGGTGTTGCTGGCTGTGTTGGGCTATGCTTTGGGGACATATGGAGCGTATCTTTGTGGGATTTTGATGGAACTAGCTGCAGGAGGATGA
- a CDS encoding CoA pyrophosphatase, translating to MIKTFVSELEKALSHGLPGASAQRLMAPLRMGEMRRSYRHSEPPRESAVLILFYTDEERVKFPLIVRPTYPGVHSGQVSFPGGKYEAEDADLSVTALRETEEEIGVPREDIQIVGALSEHYIPPSNFNIQPYIGWVSQKPAFVLEEQEVDHLVEADLDDLLDSQLRKMKWIEPYDGVKIEAPYFDIQKQVVWGATAMILSELSEIIKRIPNGSE from the coding sequence TTGATCAAAACATTCGTCTCGGAATTGGAAAAGGCCCTGTCGCATGGCTTGCCAGGGGCATCCGCTCAGCGTCTGATGGCCCCTCTGCGCATGGGAGAGATGCGTCGTAGCTATCGCCATTCGGAACCTCCCAGAGAGAGTGCTGTATTGATTTTGTTTTATACAGACGAGGAGCGAGTCAAGTTTCCTTTGATCGTGAGACCGACTTATCCAGGGGTACATAGTGGTCAAGTGTCGTTTCCAGGTGGGAAGTACGAGGCAGAAGACGCGGACCTGTCTGTCACCGCTTTGCGCGAAACGGAAGAAGAAATCGGAGTGCCGAGAGAGGATATACAGATCGTGGGTGCGCTCAGTGAGCATTATATCCCGCCGAGCAATTTCAATATCCAACCCTACATCGGGTGGGTGTCTCAAAAGCCCGCTTTCGTCTTGGAAGAACAGGAGGTGGATCATCTCGTAGAAGCTGATTTGGATGACTTGCTCGATAGCCAGTTGCGCAAGATGAAGTGGATAGAGCCCTATGATGGAGTCAAGATCGAGGCACCGTATTTTGATATCCAAAAGCAAGTGGTGTGGGGAGCCACAGCGATGATCCTCAGTGAATTGTCAGAGATAATAAAACGTATACCGAATGGAAGTGAATGA